One Oryza sativa Japonica Group chromosome 8, ASM3414082v1 DNA window includes the following coding sequences:
- the LOC9268245 gene encoding large ribosomal subunit protein uL1-like has protein sequence MSKLQTEALKEAISQVVADCKEKNRKFTETVELQIGLKNYDPQKDKRFSGSVKLPHIPRPKMKVCMLGDAQHVEEAEKIGLDYMDVEALKKMNKNKKLVKKLAKKYHAFLASEAIIKQIPRLLGPGLNKAGKFPTLVTHQESLESKVNETKATVKFQLKKVLCMGVAVGNLSMEEKQIQQNIQMSVNFLVSLLKKNWQNVRCLYIKSTMGKPYRVF, from the exons ATGAG TAAGTTACAAACCGAGGCTCTCAAGGAAGCCATCTCCCAGGTTGTTGCTGATTGCAAGGAAAAGAACAGGAAGTTCACCGAGACCGTTGAGCTTCAAATTGGTCTCAAGAACTATGACCCACAAAAGGACAAGCGTTTCAGCGGCTCCGTTAAGCTGCCCCATATCCCCCGCCCCAAGATGAAGGTCTGCATGCTTGGTGATGCCCAGCATGTCGAGGAG GCTGAGAAGATTGGGCTCGACTACATGGATGTTGAGGCCCTTAAGAAgatgaacaagaacaagaagctTGTGAAGAAGCTTGCCAAGAAGTACCATGCTTTCTTAGCATCAGAGGCCATCATCAAGCAGATCCCCCGTCTCCTTGGTCCTGGTCTAAACAAGGCAG GCAAGTTCCCTACATTGGTTACTCACCAGGAGTCTCTTGAATCCAAGGTCAATGAGACGAAAGCTACAGTCAAGTTCCAGCTGAAGAAGGTTCTGTGCATGGGTGTTGCTGTGGGTAACTTGTCGATGGAGGAGAAGCAGATCCAGCAAAACATCCAAATGAGCGTCAACTTCCTCGTGTCCCTTTTGAAGAAGAACTGGCAGAAT GTGAGGTGCCTGTACATCAAAAGCACAATGGGGAAACCGTACAGGGTGTTCTAA
- the LOC4346304 gene encoding calcium-binding protein CBP-like: MADYNRYGYGGYGSTPSAPPASSYGYTTTPSAPPASSSSSYGYGHGGGGYPSSTYPPPPPSSSQAYPMGMGGFLVFPPGTHPDVERAFRAVDRDGSGSIDERELQDALSSAYHRFSIRTVRLLLFLFNKPASHSPSRMGPAEFVSLWNCLGQWRGIFDRYDRDGSGKIEKDELREALRSLGYAVPPSVLELLIANYNNGVSSRGALDFDNFVECGMIVKGLTEKFKEKDTRYSGSATLSYDGFLSMVIPFIVP, from the exons ATGGCGGACTACAACCGCTACGGCTACGGCGGCTACGGCTCCACCCCGTCAGCGCCACCCGCCTCCTCCTACGGCTACACCACCACGCCCTCCGCcccaccggcctcctcctcctcgtcctacGGCTAcggacatggcggcggcggttacCCGTCCTCCACctacccaccgccgccgccgtcgtcgtcgcaggcGTATCCCATGGGGATGGGGGGCTTCCTGGTGTTCCCGCCGGGGACGCACCCGGACGTGGAGCGCGCCTTCAGGGCCGTGGACCGCGACggcagcggctccatcgacgAGCGGGAGCTGCAGGACGCGCTCTCCTCCGCCTACCACCGCTTCAGCATCCGCAccgtccgcctcctcctcttcctcttcaacAAACCTGCCTCCCATTCCCCCTCTCGCATGG GTCCAGCAGAGTTCGTGTCACTGTGGAATTGCCTTGGGCAATGGCGG GGCATTTTCGACAGATACGATAGGGACGGGAGTGGAAAAATTGAGAAAGATGAGTTGAGAGAAGCTCTACGCAGTCTTGGATATGCGGTTCCACCTTCTGTCCTTGAGCTTCTTATCGCGAACTACAACAATGGAGTCTCCAGCCGTGGCGCGTTGGACTTTGACAACTTTGTGGA GTGTGGAATGATTGTTAAG GGTTTAACTGAAAAATTCAAAGAGAAGGATACACGCTACAGCGGCTCGGCAACTCTTTCATATGACGGGTTCTTGTCAATGGTCATTCCCTTCATTGTCCCTTGA
- the LOC4346305 gene encoding uncharacterized LOC4346305: protein MAATALHLPPLLLARRLRFSSAAASTSTSRRTTRLSAQLDDTAAASTSTSTSDKPAAASSFAPPPDFKPPEPKTFEVKPGQSDDIVTASLAIPFRLGTGVFALGYSVSLVSPDEVAPDEYALDFQGRKVKESSKIGQCPRPEKPIEIYEFEGCPFCRKVREMVAVLDLDVLFYPCPKNGPTFRPKVLEMGGKQQFPYMVDPNTGVAMYESDAIIKYLADKYGDGTVPIMLSLGILTTITAGLAMSGRSGKGSKYTPAKLPPEPIELWAYEGSPFCKIVRETLVELELPHLLHSCARGSPRRQEFLKKYGIFQAPYIEDPNTGVKMFESADIIDYLRATYAA, encoded by the exons ATGGCGGCCACCGCGCTCCACCTCCCGCCACTCCTcctcgcgcgccgcctccgcttctcctccgccgccgcttccacgTCTACCTCGCGCAGGACCACGCGCCTCTCCGCGCAGCTCGACGACACCGCCGCTgcttccacctccacctccacctctgataagcccgccgccgcctcctccttcgcgCCGCCTCCCGACTTCAAGCCTCCGGAGCCCAAGACCTTCGAGGTGAAGCCCGGCCAGTCCGACGACATCGTCACCGCCTCCCTCGCCATTCCCTTCCGCCTCGGCACCGGCGTCTTCGCCCTTGG ATATTCGGTATCGCTGGTTTCTCCTGACGAGGTGGCACCAGATGAATATGCTTTGGATTTCCAAG GTCGGAAGGTTAAGGAGTCATCAAAGATAGGGCAGTGTCCTCGACCAGAAAAGCCTATCGAGATTTACGAGTTTGAAGG CTGCCCATTCTGCCGAAAG GTCAGAGAGATGGTGGCCGTCTTGGACCTTGATGTTTTGTTTTACCCCTGCCCTAAAAATGGCCCCACTTTCCGTCCAAAGGTTTTAGAGATGGGCGGAAAGCAACAATTTCCTTACATG GTGGATCCAAACACAGGGGTTGCCATGTATGAATCTGATGCCATCATAAAATACCTGGCCGACAAATATG GTGATGGAACAGTTCCAATTATGCTATCACTTGGTATATTAACA ACTATAACAGCAGGGCTCGCAATGAGTGGACGTAGTGGGAAG GGTTCTAAGTATACTCCTGCAAAGCTTCCACCCGAGCCAATAGAACTATGGGCATATGAG GGATCTCCTTTCTGTAAAATAGTACGAGAGACCCTTGTTGAATTAGAGTTGCCACACTTGCTACACAG CTGTGCACGCGGCAGCCCCAGGAGACAGGAATTTTTGAAGAAATACGGCATTTTCCAG GCTCCTTATATCGAAGATCCTAACACAGGGGTCAAGATGTTCGAGAGCGCTGATATCATAGACTACCTGAGGGCCACATATGCGGCTTGA
- the LOC4346306 gene encoding uncharacterized protein: MDSSPSPAPASRGRWSWGSALVGAASTAAAAAVLLCRPRDPTFELISISLSTFHFRPPAALDIGLTLTVHATNPNVVPVRYGPSTVSILYDGAHLGTARLDAGEQPPTSCRLLHLPARLDAVELAHHARSILADTARRHMELDAAVKIAGEAAVALWSRRFSVSIDSHIVVDPVFLDVIEQENHSEMQLYLT, from the coding sequence ATGGacagctcgccgtcgccggcgccggcgtccagggggcggtggagctggggctCGGCACTCGTGGGCGCCGcctcaacggcggcggcggcggccgtgctgcTGTGCCGGCCGCGTGACCCGACGTTCGAGCTCATCTCCATCAGCCTCTCCACCTTCCActtccggccgccggcggcgctggACATCGGCCTCACCCTCACCGTCCACGCCACCAACCCCAACGTCGTCCCCGTCCGCTACGGCCCCTCCACCGTCTCCATCCTCTACGACGGCGCCCACCTCGGCACCGCCCgcctcgacgccggcgagcagcCGCCCACCTCTTGCCGCCTGCTCCACCTCCCCGCCCGCCTCGACGCCGTCGAGCTGGCGCACCACGCCCGCTCCATCCTCGCCGACACCGCGCGCCGCCAcatggagctcgacgccgccgtcaagatcgccggcgaggccgccgtgGCCCTCTGGTCCCGCCGCTTCTCCGTCAGCATCGACAGCCACATCGTCGTCGACCCCGTCTTCCTCGACGTCATCGAGCAGGAGAACCACTCCGAGATGCAGCTCTACCTCACCTGA
- the LOC9271005 gene encoding kinesin-like protein KIN-5C — translation MSSRQDKEKSVNVQVLLRCRPFSDDEVRSNAPQVITCNDYQREVAVTQTIAGKQIDRVFTFDKVFGPTAKQRDLYDQAIIPIVNEVLEGFNCTIFAYGQTGTGKTYTMEGECRRAKSGPKGQLPADAGVIPRAVKQIFDTLESQNTEYSVKVTFLELYNEEITDLLAPEEISKAALEERQKKPLPLMEDGKGGVLVRGLEEEIVTNASEIFSLLERGSAKRRTAETLLNKQSSRSHSLFSITIHIKEATPEGEELIKCGKLNLVDLAGSENISRSGAREGRAREAGEINKSLLTLGRVITALVEHLGHVPYRDSKLTRLLRDSLGGRTKTCIIATVSPSVHCLEETLSTLDYAHRAKSIKNRPEVNQKMMKSTLIKDLYGEIDRLKAEVYAAREKVGVYIPKDRYQQEENERKAMADQIEQMTTSLEANQKQINDLQEKYDSELQHSADLSKKLEATEKCLDHTSNLLSTTKEDLKQAQYNLKEKDYIISEQRKAENALIQQACLLRSDLEKSNRENAALYSKIARGDKLNAANRSVVNSFQADLASKLDILSTTLATSIDQQNKHLKSVENLCKSCVDSHDTATSEIKKKILASKALYMSHMEAFQNVVLLHKANSNSTLEDISSLSAASCCSLDQLLACVEGEAQKIFGDIQNLLADHRSEVAHFTQELRESFRISLDRTKDMSSFILGLFDKYVEETSKLQSHSNHTHEAQVKSLEDFQKAYEEQSKSEEQKLLADITSLVSKHVTRQRELVGGRLNSLGDAARGNKAFLDEHTSAMEVVTKDAKRKWEMFAEQAENDCKVGSNFSAAKHCRMETILQECACTVDTAAQQWKASHATVNDLCRKQIAEVEALVRSAIETNEQHEAEIASSRATAEEHASNSSKDLLQDVDNMLQEARNSSSRVVSTVEAHLGESQHLQESHSSHTAGINTHADNAFQSSYKDYEPTGETPVRSEPEVPSKDAIESLRAMPMESLMDEFRENHPYEPSKDRRPSLIPRSPLATINN, via the exons atgtcgtcGCGGCAGGACAAGGAGAAGTCGGTGAACGTCCAGGTCCTCCTCCGCTGCAG GCCGTTCAGCGACGACGAGGTCCGCAGCAACGCGCCCCAGGTCATCACCTGCAACGACTACCAGCGGGAGGTCGCCGTCACGCAGACCATCGCCGGCAAGCAGATCGACCGTGTCTTCACCTTCGACAAG GTGTTTGGCCCGACAGCGAAGCAGAGAGACTTGTATGACCAAGCGATTATCCCTATTGTAAATGAAGTCCTCGAGGGTTTCAATTGCACCATCTTCGCTTATGGCCAGACCGGCACGGGAAAAACATACACCATGGAGGGTGAATGCAGGAGAGCCAAG AGTGGTCCAAAGGGTCAGTTGCCTGCTGATGCTGGAGTCATTCCTAGGGCAGTTAAGCAAATATTTGACACACTGGAGAGCCAGAATACGGAGTACAGTGTTAAGGTCACATTCCTCGAGCTGTACAATGAGGAAATAACTGATCTTCTTGCGCCAGAGGAGATATCTAAGGCTGCCCTTGAAGAACGGCAGAAGAAGCCCTTACCTCTTATGGAGGACGGGAAAGGCGGGGTGCTTGTGAGAGGCCTGGAGGAAGAGATAGTTACGAACGCTAGCGAAATATTCTCTCTTTTGGAAAGAGGATCTGCAAAGCGCCGTACTGCAGAGACTCTGTTGAACAAGCAATCCAG TCGTTCACACTCCCTATTCTCAATCACCATTCACATAAAAGAGGCTACTCCTGAAGGAGAAGAATTGATAAAATGTGGGAAGCTTAATTTGGTTGACCTGGCTGGATCAGAGAATATCTCCCGTTCTGGAGCTAGGGAG GGACGAGCTAGAGAGGCTGGTGAAATAAACAAAAGCTTGCTTACTTTAGGTCGCGTTATTACAGCCTTGGTCGAGCACCTTGGACATGTTCCTTACAG GGACAGTAAGCTTACAAGGTTGCTCCGTGATTCACTAGGAGGGAGGACCAAAACTTGCATTATTGCTACTGTTTCACCCTCCGTGCATTGTCTAGAGGAAACATTGAGCACTTTAGATTATGCTCACCGAGCAAAGAGCATCAAAAACAGGCCCGAG GTAAACCAGAAAATGATGAAATCAACATTAATCAAAGATCTTTATGGAGAAATAGATCGACTTAAAGCAG AGGTCTATGCTGCTCGTGAAAAGGTTGGAGTCTACATCCCAAAAGACAGATATCAGCAGGAGGAGAATGAGAGAAAG gCCATGGCTGATCAAATTGAACAGATGACTACTTCGTTGGAAGCAAATCAGAAG CAAATTAATGATCTTCAAGAAAAGTACGACTCAGAGCTTCAACATTCTGCTGATCTAAGCAAAAAGCTTGAAGCCACAGAG AAATGTCTGGACCATACAAGCAACTTACTATCCACAACCAAAGAAGATTTGAAACAAGCCCAGTATAATCTGAAGGAGAAAGATTACATAATCTCTGAGCAGAGAAAAGCAG AAAATGCTTTAATTCAACAAGCCTGTCTTCTGAGATCAGACCTGGAAAAATCTAACCGTGAGAATGCTGCACTCTATTCAAAGATTG CTCGAGGAGATAAACTAAATGCTGCAAATAGGTCAGTGGTGAACTCATTCCAAGCTGACCTTGCTTCAAAGTTGGATATTCTCTCCACTACCCTTGCCACATCTATAGATCAGCAAAATAAACACCTTAAATCTGTGGAGAACTTATGCAAGTCTTGTGTTGATTCCCATGACACG GCTACTTCGGAGATAAAAAAGAAGATTTTGGCTTCAAAGGCACTTTATATGTCACATATGGAAGCCTTCCAAAATGTTGTGCTCCTGCATAAAGCAAATTCAAATTCTACACTAGAGGATATATCATCCCTATCTGCTGCAAGCTGTTGCAGCCTTGATCAG CTTCTAGCTTGTGTCGAGGGAGAGGCACAGAAGATATTTGGTGATATCCAGAATTTGCTAGCTGATCATCGAAGCGAAGTGGCACATTTCACTCAAGAGTTGCGGGAG AGTTTCCGCATTAGCTTGGATAGGACGAAGGACATGTCTAGTTTCATCCTTGGGTTGTTCGATAAGTATGTGGAGGAAACTTCGAAGTTGCAGAGCCACTCCAATCACACACATGAAGCACAAGTCAAAAGCCTTGAAGATTTCCAGAAGGCTTATGAG GAGCAATCAAAATCAGAAGAACAAAAGCTTCTGGCGGACATCACCAGTTTGGTTTCTAAACACGTTACTCGACAACGAGAACTG GTGGGTGGTAGACTAAACTCTCTTGGTGACGCCGCTCGTGGAAACAAAGCATTTTTGGATGAGCACACGTCCGCCATGGAGGTGGTCACGAAGGACGCCAAGAGAAAGTGGGAAATGTTTGCAGAGCAGGCAGAGAATGACTGCAAAGTTGGGTCCAACTTCTCTGCAGCTAAGCATTGTCGCATGGAAACCATTCTGCAGGAATG TGCATGCACCGTCGACACTGCTGCTCAACAATGGAAAGCATCACATGCAACTGTTAACGATCTATGCAGAAAACAAATAGCTGAAGTTGAAGCACTCGTCAG GAGTGCAATCGAAACCAACGAGCAGCACGAAGCAGAGATTGCATCTTCCCGTGCCACGGCCGAGGAGCATGCGTCCAACAGCAGCAAGGACCTACTCCAAGATGTTGACA ATATGCTGCAGGAGGCGCGCAATTCGTCGTCGAGAGTGGTGTCGACGGTGGAAGCTCATTTGGGAGAGAGCCAGCATCTACAGGAGAGCCACTCCAGCCATACCGCCGGCATCAACACCCACGCCGACAACGCTTTCCAGAGCAGCTACAAG GACTACGAGCCGACCGGCGAAACTCCGGTGAGGTCGGAGCCGGAGGTGCCGAGCAAAGACGCGATCGAGTCGCTGCGAGCGATGCCGATGGAGTCCCTGATGGACGAGTTCCGCGAGAACCACCCCTACGAGCCGAGCAAGGACCGCAGGCCATCGCTCATCCCTcgctcgccgctcgccaccaTCAACAACTGA
- the LOC4346309 gene encoding vesicle-associated membrane protein 727, whose product MNGNKQSLIYSFVAKGSVVLAEHTAFSGNFSTIAVQCLQKLPPNTSKSTYSCDGHTFNFLVDRGFVFLVVADEAVGRSVPFVFLDRVKEDFMQRYGSSIDEEGQHPLADDADDDDFLLEDRFSIAYNLDREFGPRLKDHMLYCINHPEEISKLSKVKAHLTEVKGIMMDNIEKILERGEKIELLVGKTETLQSQADSFHRHGRELRRKMWLQNLRFKLMVGGAVAALILFLWLIICGGFKC is encoded by the exons ATGAACGGCAATAAGCAGTCCCTGATATACAGCTTCGTGGCCAAGGGCTCCGTCGTGCTGGCCGAGCACACCGCCTTCTCCGGCAACTTCAGCACCATCGCCGTCCAGTGCCTCCAGAAGCTTCCCCCCAACACCTCCAAGTCCACCTACTCCTGCGATGGCCACACCTTCAACTTCCTCGTCGACCGCGGCTTCG TGTTTCTCGTCGTTGCGGATGAGGCCGTTGGAAGGAGCGTGCCGTTTGTGTTCCTAGATAGGGTTAAGGAAGACTTCATGCAGCGGTATGGCTCCAGTATCGACGAGGAGGGTCAACACCCGCTCGCCGATGATGCAGATGATGATGACTTCCTCTTGGAGGACCGATTTAGCATCGCCTACAATCTTGACCGGGAATTCGG ACCGAGGCTGAAGGATCACATGCTGTATTGTATTAATCATCCAGAGGAAATTAGCAAGCTCTCCAAAGTGAAAGCACACCTCACGGAGGTCAAAGGGATTATGATGGACAACATTGAGAAG ATATTGGAACGTGGAGAGAAGATTGAGCTTTTGGTCGGCAAGACTGAAACCTTACAATCACAG GCTGACAGCTTCCACAGGCATGGAAGAGAGCTCAGGCGTAAGATGTGGCTTCAGAACCTGAGGTTTAAGTTGATGGTGGGTGGTGCTGTTGCGGCGTTGATTCTCTTCCTCTGGCTGATTATTTGCGGGGGCTTCAAGTGCTAG